Proteins co-encoded in one Conger conger chromosome 4, fConCon1.1, whole genome shotgun sequence genomic window:
- the LOC133126350 gene encoding NEDD4-like E3 ubiquitin-protein ligase WWP1 isoform X1, translated as MATGWSSTDCRSSHAGRSQLHATVSCARLKRKKNWFGAVYVELAADGEAWRTAKSHSSSNPKWEERLTLTVSPEARLDFKVWSHHALKADALLGKASLHLQVALEQHEGKLENVREVLKLTMDSKSGVVSAGDLTVILDGLSVEQEALHNGTTPTPTPNTTPNTTTTTPNTTSASTAATAATAKVQQNGEDTHDHCSESSRAPSRWNGDSGCGSASGSDSACGSGSVSVSGSNGLDTAACPSSSSDPGNAPVVNGDSEAGPAHAMDTPPDTPTRTPAYANGEAPAPTAAPPADPPADPPADPPADPTPVSSAAAVLPSGGGSEDCRDDATSDSVAKDPPVPPPPAAPEAPPGAPAPPSSSSSSPPAPPGSSESPAKPRAQTGSANPDPLPTGWEQRKDLHGRTYYVDHNTRTTTWERPQPLPSGWERRVDDRGRVYYVDHNTRTTTWQRPTMESVRNFEQWQSQRSQLQGAMHQFNQRYLYSASMMSAENDPLGPLPPGWERRVDSNDRVYFVNHNTKTTQWEDPRTQGLQNEDPLPEGWEIRYTREGVRYFVDHNTRATTFSDPRTGKSSVTKGPQIAYERSFRWKLAHFRYLCQSNALPSHVKITVSRQTLFEDSFQQIMALKPYDLRRRLYVIFRGEEGLDYGGLAREWFFLLSHEVLNPMYCLFEYAGKSNYCLQINPASTINPDHLSYFCFIGRFIAMALFHGKFIDTGFSLPFYKRMLNKKLTIKDLESIDPEFYNSLIWIRDNNIEECGLEMFFSVDMEILGKITSHDLRPDGANLLVTEENKEEYIGLMAEWRFTRGVEEQTRAFLDGFNEVVPLQWLQYFDEKELEVMLCGMQEVDLQDWQRNTVYRHYTRNSKQIVWFWQLVKEVDNEVRLRLMQFVTGTCRLPLGGFAELMGSNGPQKFCIEKVGKDSWLPRSHTCFNRLDLPPYKSFEQLKEKLLFAIEETEGFGQE; from the exons ATGGCCACAGGCTGGTCCAGCACAGACTGCAGGAGTAGCCATGCTGGGAGGTCCCAGCTGCACGCCACAG TGTCCTGTGCCAGgctgaagaggaagaagaactGGTTCGGCGCGGTGTACGTGGAGCTGGCCGCGGACGGAGAGGCCTGGAGGACTGCCAAATCCCACAGTTCCTCCAACCCCAAATGGGAGGAGAGACTCACTCT GACTGTGTCCCCTGAGGCCCGGCTGGACTTTAAGGTGTGGAGTCACCACGCCCTGAAGGCCGACGCCCTCCTGGGCAAGGCCTCTCTCCACCTGCAGGTGGCGCTAGAGCAGCACGAGGGCAAAC TGGAGAATGTGCGGGAGGTTCTGAAGCTGACGATGGACAGTAAGAGTGGGGTGGTCTCCGCTGGCGACCTCACCGTCATCCTGGACGGGCTGAGTGTGGAGCAGGAGGCCCTGCACAATggcaccacccccacccccacccccaacaccacccccaacaccaccaccaccacccccaacaccaccagtgcctccactgctgctactgctgcgaCTGCCA aggtaCAGCAGAATGGGGAGGACACACATGACCACTGCAGTGAAAGCTCCAGGGCTCCAAGCAG GTGGAATGGCGATTCTGGCTGTGGCTCTGCTTCCGGTTCTGATTCTGCTTGCGGTTCCGGTTCCGTCTCTGTGTCCGGCTCCAATGGGCTGGACACGGCGgcctgcccctcctcctccagcgaTCCCGGGAACGCCCCCGTCGTTAACGGTGACAGCGAAGCTGGCCCCGCCCATGCGATGGACACGCCCCCCGACACGCCCACTCGCACGCCCGCATACG CCAATGGAGAAGCTCCTGCTCCTACCGCCGCTCCTCCTGCTGATCCTCCTGCTGACCCTCCTGCTGACCCTCCTGCTGACCCCACGCCCGTCTCCTCTGCCGCGGCAGTGCTGCCCTCCGGTGGCGGGTCGGAGGACTGCAGGGACGACGCCACCTCAGACTCTGTGGCCAAAGACCCCCCagtgcccccgccccccgctgCACCCGAGGCCCCCCCCggcgcccctgcccccccctcctcctcctcctcctcgccccccgcccccccaggcTCCTCAGAGAGCCCGGCCAAGCCCAGGGCACAGACGGGCAGCGCCAACCCCGACCCCCTCCCCACCGG GTGGGAACAGAGGAAGGACCTGCACGGTCGGACCTACTACGTTGATCACAACACCAGGACCACCACCTGGGAGAGACCACAGCCCCTGCCCTCCGG TTGGGAGCGGCGTGTTGATGACCGGGGTCGTGTCTACTACGTGGATCACAACACCAGGACCACCACCTGGCAGCGGCCCACCATGGAGTCCGTCCGAAACTTCGAGCAGTGGCAGTCCCAGCGCAGCCAGCTGCAGGGAGCGATGCACCAGTTCAACCAGCGATACCTCTACTCG GCGTCCATGATGTCAGCGGAAAACGACCCCCTGGGCCCTCTGCCTCCTGGCTGGG AGAGGCGCGTGGATTCCAACGACCGGGTCTACTTCGTCAACCACAACACCAAGACGACACAATGGGAGGATCCCAGAACACAAGG GCTGCAGAACGAGGACCCCCTGCCGGAGGGCTGGGAGATCCGGTACACGCGCGAGGGGGTGCGCTACTTCGTCGACCACAACACCCGCGCCACCACCTTCAGTGACCCGCGCACGGGCAAGTCTTCTGT CACCAAAGGTCCCCAGATCGCTTATGAGCGCAGCTTCAGGTGGAAGCTGGCACACTTCCGCTACCTGTGTCAG TCCAATGCGCTGCCCAGCCACGTGAAGATCACCGTGTCTCGCCAAACGCTGTTTGAGGACTCATTTCAACAG ATCATGGCGCTGAAGCCGTATGACCTGAGGCGCAGGCTGTACGTGATCttcaggggggaggagggactgGACTACGGTGGCCTGGCCAG GGAGTGGTTCTTCCTGCTGTCTCATGAGGTGCTGAACCCAATGTACTGCCTGTTCGAGTACGCCGGCAAGAGCAACTACTGTCTGCAGATCAACCCCGCCTCCACCATCAaccccgaccacctgtcctacTTCTGTTTCATTGGACGATTCATTGCCATG gctCTGTTTCATGGTAAGTTCATTGACACTGGGTTCTCCCTCCCGTTCTACAAGCGCATGCTGAACAAGAAGCTTACTATCAAAGACCTGGAGTCCATCGACCCGGAGTTCTACAACTCCCTCATCTGGATCAG GGACAACAACATCGAGGAGTGTGGCCTGGAGATGTTCTTCTCCGTGGACATGGAGATCCTGGGGAAGATCACGTCTCACGACCTGAGACCCGACGGCGCCAACCTGCTGGTGACGGAGGAGAACAAGGAGGAGTATATCGG GTTGATGGCAGAATGGCGGTTCACTCGGGGAGTGGAGGAGCAGACCAGAGCTTTCTTGGACGGCTTTAACGAGGTGGTGCCCCTGCAATGGCTGCAGTACTTTGATGAGAAGGAGCTGGAG GTGATGCTTTGTGGGATGCAGGAGGTGGACTTGCAGGATTGGCAGAGGAACACAGTTTATCGGCACTACACCAGAAACAGCAAACAGATCGTCTGGTTCTGGCAG ctggtGAAGGAGGTGGATAATGAGGTGAGGCTGAGACTGATGCAGTTTGTGACGGGGACGTGCCGGCTCCCTCTGGGAGGATTTGCTGAGCTCATGG GGAGTAACGGTCCGCAGAAGTTCTGTATAGAGAAGGTGGGCAAGGACAGCTGGTTGCCCCGGTCTCACACCTG CTTTAACAGATTGGACCTGCCTCCGTACAAGAGCTTCGAACAGCTGAAGGAAAAGCTGCTGTTCGCCATCGAGGAAACGGAAGGATTTGGGCAGGAGTAG
- the LOC133126350 gene encoding NEDD4-like E3 ubiquitin-protein ligase WWP1 isoform X2: protein MSRPCAVSPPERRVDSNDRVYFVNHNTKTTQWEDPRTQGLQNEDPLPEGWEIRYTREGVRYFVDHNTRATTFSDPRTGKSSVTKGPQIAYERSFRWKLAHFRYLCQSNALPSHVKITVSRQTLFEDSFQQIMALKPYDLRRRLYVIFRGEEGLDYGGLAREWFFLLSHEVLNPMYCLFEYAGKSNYCLQINPASTINPDHLSYFCFIGRFIAMALFHGKFIDTGFSLPFYKRMLNKKLTIKDLESIDPEFYNSLIWIRDNNIEECGLEMFFSVDMEILGKITSHDLRPDGANLLVTEENKEEYIGLMAEWRFTRGVEEQTRAFLDGFNEVVPLQWLQYFDEKELEVMLCGMQEVDLQDWQRNTVYRHYTRNSKQIVWFWQLVKEVDNEVRLRLMQFVTGTCRLPLGGFAELMGSNGPQKFCIEKVGKDSWLPRSHTCFNRLDLPPYKSFEQLKEKLLFAIEETEGFGQE, encoded by the exons ATGAGTCGCCCGTGTGCCGTTTCCCCCCCAGAGAGGCGCGTGGATTCCAACGACCGGGTCTACTTCGTCAACCACAACACCAAGACGACACAATGGGAGGATCCCAGAACACAAGG GCTGCAGAACGAGGACCCCCTGCCGGAGGGCTGGGAGATCCGGTACACGCGCGAGGGGGTGCGCTACTTCGTCGACCACAACACCCGCGCCACCACCTTCAGTGACCCGCGCACGGGCAAGTCTTCTGT CACCAAAGGTCCCCAGATCGCTTATGAGCGCAGCTTCAGGTGGAAGCTGGCACACTTCCGCTACCTGTGTCAG TCCAATGCGCTGCCCAGCCACGTGAAGATCACCGTGTCTCGCCAAACGCTGTTTGAGGACTCATTTCAACAG ATCATGGCGCTGAAGCCGTATGACCTGAGGCGCAGGCTGTACGTGATCttcaggggggaggagggactgGACTACGGTGGCCTGGCCAG GGAGTGGTTCTTCCTGCTGTCTCATGAGGTGCTGAACCCAATGTACTGCCTGTTCGAGTACGCCGGCAAGAGCAACTACTGTCTGCAGATCAACCCCGCCTCCACCATCAaccccgaccacctgtcctacTTCTGTTTCATTGGACGATTCATTGCCATG gctCTGTTTCATGGTAAGTTCATTGACACTGGGTTCTCCCTCCCGTTCTACAAGCGCATGCTGAACAAGAAGCTTACTATCAAAGACCTGGAGTCCATCGACCCGGAGTTCTACAACTCCCTCATCTGGATCAG GGACAACAACATCGAGGAGTGTGGCCTGGAGATGTTCTTCTCCGTGGACATGGAGATCCTGGGGAAGATCACGTCTCACGACCTGAGACCCGACGGCGCCAACCTGCTGGTGACGGAGGAGAACAAGGAGGAGTATATCGG GTTGATGGCAGAATGGCGGTTCACTCGGGGAGTGGAGGAGCAGACCAGAGCTTTCTTGGACGGCTTTAACGAGGTGGTGCCCCTGCAATGGCTGCAGTACTTTGATGAGAAGGAGCTGGAG GTGATGCTTTGTGGGATGCAGGAGGTGGACTTGCAGGATTGGCAGAGGAACACAGTTTATCGGCACTACACCAGAAACAGCAAACAGATCGTCTGGTTCTGGCAG ctggtGAAGGAGGTGGATAATGAGGTGAGGCTGAGACTGATGCAGTTTGTGACGGGGACGTGCCGGCTCCCTCTGGGAGGATTTGCTGAGCTCATGG GGAGTAACGGTCCGCAGAAGTTCTGTATAGAGAAGGTGGGCAAGGACAGCTGGTTGCCCCGGTCTCACACCTG CTTTAACAGATTGGACCTGCCTCCGTACAAGAGCTTCGAACAGCTGAAGGAAAAGCTGCTGTTCGCCATCGAGGAAACGGAAGGATTTGGGCAGGAGTAG
- the LOC133126725 gene encoding uncharacterized protein LOC133126725, translating to MIRSIERRCSEVKELIRDQEKAEVSRAEGLLERLKQEIAELRRRDAELEQLSHTEDHIHFLQSSKSLCVPPGPRDLHSITVSPHVSFEAVRKCVSELKERLEDVCKGEMSKISRAGRAVGVHGCFTEGETCPLCMEPFQKKQRLMCTHAICAACLERSVERLGLQCPVCQQALRVLGDQPKGQMTHFTFFSQYIVIKYNIPDGIQTVSNTTSYFITIGDV from the exons atgatccgctccattgagagaaggtgctctgaggtgaaagagctgatcagagatcaggagaaggctgaagtgagtcgggctgaaggactcctggagcgactgaagcaggagattgctgagctgaggaggagagacgctgagctggagcaactttcacacacagaggatcacatccatttcctccag agCTCtaagtctctctgtgtccctcctggACCTAGAGACTTACacagcatcactgtcagtccacacgtctcttttgaggctgtgaggaaatgtgTCTCTGAGCTGAAAGAGCGACTGGAGGACGTCTGCAAGGGGGAAATGTCTAAGATCTccagggcaggcagagcagtgGGTGTTCATGGCTGCTTTACTGAAGGGGAGACCTGTCCTCTCTGCATGGAGCCCTTTCAGAAGAAGCAGAGGCTGATGTGTACTCATGCCATCTGTGCAGCCTGTCTGGAGAGATCTGTAGAAAGACTGGGTCTCCAGTGTCCAGTGTGTCAACAAGCACTCAGAgtgctgggagaccagccaaaGGGACAGatgacacattttacattctTTTCTCAGTATATTGTGATTAAATACAATATCCCTGATGGAATACAGACAGTAAGTAATACTACTTCATATTTCATTACTATTGGAGACGTGTGA